In the genome of Hydra vulgaris chromosome 06, alternate assembly HydraT2T_AEP, the window tcttttttagaccGTTTGCTGGGCTGTGATTACTTagattttgactttttttttgacgttctgcaaaatttaaaataattttttaataaatttgtattatgatttattatactcaaaatcttttaatgataaaaagatgTAACAAGACCAGGTTTTTTTACACacatatcttaatttttttttacttgcttttttgttttactttgcTTCTTTCAGATGCCAAATTTTGTTTCTGAATGTTGGTCAgtgaaaaaccatttaatttcttctattttaagtttctgtcattagttttttttcttagcttGTCGAGCTCATCTTCAAgtctcattaaaaaattttaaaaaaatgtagcgTTGATGGATGTGCTTCAGTTCATCAGTGATCTGGCTCCAGATTgacttttttaacagttttaagatttttttaaaaatgacgtcaaaaatttttaatggcaccatatttttaaaagatccaAATATAATCCGTTGACTCCAATATTAATTTGCATAATCCATCAACTACCGTTATAAACCGCTAGCTATGAATACTATCCGCTAACTAAGATTACTATCGACTAAATAAGATTACTATCCGCTAAACTAAGATTACTATCAGCTAGTTAAGATTACTATTCGCTAGCAGTCACAGAATTTTGCAATGAGTGATTGTGGCATTTTTGATTGtcgaaaaacagaaaaagaataAATTCGCAACTTTTTGGATTTTTGATTGTCGAAAAACTGAATAAGGAATAATATAGCaaatgagtttaataaataatgttgaAAACAAAGTAGAGAAATAGGGTCACAGTTGAATTTAATAAGATCTAACAAAGCAGAACATGCAGGAAGTGTACATATATTGACCAAATTAAATACGTGAAACATTCAAAACATACTTCTCTACTCACTGGTGATTTTTGTTTCGGCAGGTAGtctatgaatttaaaaaaaaatcttttgtaaatcatacatatttttatacttatatataacatattaaattgaaaaaaatataattgtgaCATTATTACggtttttatttcttaacaattttactatttctgataaaacaacaataataagtTAGTTacactattctttttttaactattcgCAACAACTTCTTTTCGTAACACTTGGcctttttaacatatttgacaCTACTCCAAAGCTGATTGCTTGACACATTTCTGTCACCCTGAAAAATGTTACATAATTGAGAAAACTTACGTCTAAATTTAACTGAGCTTCAGTAATAACAACTAATCATATGAGCGTAATAACAATCAAtcattaattagtttaattagcTCATAATATCCAAGTTTGTAAGTTATTTTTGGAGCATTTAGAGCTTTACTTTAAGCTAAAAAACATGACAAGTATGAAGtaaaaatgcggtagtggtgtattGATGTAGCGCTCGCCTCATAAACGAGaagttccgagttcgatccccaccacgtcaacggtagtaccgcgctcaacttgtttctccgcgcagcggcctcgTTCGTCAAaatttgtgtttcggagttatagagttgaaagAGAGCTGTAATTACTACTAAAGTAGCTTCcacgactgtagtggccttttcGACCCTTTGGGGAGGtgatataacattaaaaaaaaaaagtatctattaaacttttttttgatgttgaaacATAAAGATTGAATTTTACGATGATTTTAGACGTAATTTAACTCAATTAGATAAAATACTCATGGCATCATGGTCGTACTCgtggtaaaaaatttaaacaatctgatgttttaaaagttactggTTAAGGTAGTAAaatgatcttgaaaaaaaaaaggagatttcTATATTTTACCCAAAGTAActcaaataagtaaaaaaagcatCCAAAAGCAGTAAAAGTGACGGTAAACTATCAATGAAATAGTAAAATCTGTAAAGAGAAAAACGAAGAAAAttcttatacttcttttttttttaacaaaaagagaGAAACTTATGACGACGAACAGTTCGCTCCAAATAcagccaaaaaaaaagtttttttaaagctaagaaaaaaatgaacttCACAATATTTAATTCAACGCAAGAATCCAAATTTTAACACTTAAACCTGCAaagaattttatcttttaaataaagattcatTTCAAACAAGCAGCCGCTCTTTAAGTCGCgagttgctaaaaaaagtaatggatAAAGCTCAAGAAAGATGGATAAAGTTCAATATCGTagttaacaaatgttttaaaaacctttGAGCTATATGATCAAGAAAACAAGACGAGGGAACATAGTTTTcagtaaagtaaaataaatagaaaaaacgaATGAAAGTTTTAAGCAGCAGCTTGgaaaaatttagagaaataagaGATTAATTATGGTTACATTCATAAGCTATGGagaaatttatagaaataagaATATAACTGTATTACgacaaaacacatttttttggcTAAAAGAACAGGCTCGGCTGTATCTACATTGCGTTTATttacatctggaaaaaaaatcaaagatgtGAAAACAACATTCTATATAATTACAGATAATAGAATTAGAGAGGTAGAGAAAAGATTCagcataataaaataacaaaaacaatcaaGAAAGACTTCTAACTAGTGTCCGGACTTGGTCGAATAAAATTCCGGTTTACGAGAAATTTCGGGAAATTTTcgataaaaactaaaaaattcgGAAAcgataaattattatttcttgttTCCGTGTTTTTTCGTAAATTCGAaaggaataaaatatttatcaatttctGATATTTtcgataaaaattaattgttttcgataattttcaaaaaaaaaaaatttttatgagatGTCTTAATTTGACGACAGTATGTTTTTAAGGTGGTTCACCTATATGAAAAAgccacaaaatttaaaaaaattctttttttttgtgataatttttgtacaaaatttattcagctttcttattttattaaaatatatttttatttatttgttattaaacaaaatcttatacTGTGTATTATAAAAAAGCATAGTATCCTGCATAGCGACGTACTGACAACCACAAATCTGTTTATAAGATCctttttttatctcatttagttaatactttttgaaatatgaatGTTATGTATACTTTGCTTTGTTTGTTATGCTAATTACGAACACTTTTAGTCACAAAACGTTTTTAACAAAagcacatttttaatataagaaataaGCCTTTAGGTGTTATATGAGTTTCTTAAATTTGTATctcaactttttatatatttgttttacaaacactGCATACATAGAATATGGAGATTGTGAAACTTTctaagaaacaaaactttacaagtttaaaaaagaaaaagttacagTGAAGtcaattcaaaaaatcaaaaatgcaGAATCTTATGTCTGTTTAACAGGAAGTAGCCTCATTAAGTAGAAGAAAATTAGTTGGAAATAGATTTCAATGTAATGACACGagcaaaagtaataataacaatgaaaattaaatatgtattaCAGAATATATACAGAATACATATACAGAATTGGCAAGAGAATGACTTTGTGTCCCAGCAGCTTCAAGCAGTAGTGAAAGACTCTTTTCACAGAGTGGAAACATTATCAGTTCAAAAAGGCAGAACTTGGATCCTTCCACCTCCGAGAAATTAACTCTCATCAAAGTCAACTATGAGTTGGTTGTTAAGAAAATTAAGGTCAAACTGTTGATTGGTGAGGAGAGAGAAGAGGCCGTCAAAAAGATAGAAAAGGAAGTAGCAGAGAAGGAGGATAGCCCCAAAATACCAGAACCGTCATCAACTCCAAAACCTCTAAAGAGAAAGCTACCATCAGAGCAAGGTTcacaagagaaaaaaaagaagaatatcCAGAGTGTCCAATGGACCAGAGGATTTATTCGAAACCCAATCTCAAGCTAGAGAAGGTCAAAGCTCAAATGTGGAGTTCATCTAAGTGATATAAGAGATAATTGTGAcaaataaagacaaattttaagtttattgtatcataattataattaaaaaagtttatttttgataaattaattttataattcagTAAAAAGCTGTGGAATTAAAAACTAACAATTAGAACTGTTAGTTtatgttttggattttttatatcgtataagttaattacttaaaaaaatatattatggattacagtaaaaaaattttgagaaaaaatgagaaaataacaatttttgataaaatatgattacCGAAACATTACGAACGGTCTCGAAAAATTTTTGGGAAAATCCCATAAATTTCCTACTTtcgagaaaaatttttttttctcgaaaCCGATTTTTATTGCAAGTcggaacaaaatttttattccgTCCCTTCCGAACTAGTTTTTATCGCATTGAGAGTCCAGACACTACTTTTAACATTGAGATAAAATTCACCAGCTCCAGACAGCCACTAGAGAAAAATTATCTTCAAATATGGCGGTCTTTTTAAATGCAACGTTGTGGCAACGTTTTTAGAGAGTCATAAAAATAGTGATCatgaaaatatttcatttcagactttttttttactgcgaTCTTTGACTGCTAATTTACATGAATAATTCTGTCCACTAGGTACTAACTAGCTGCCAATAACTTCAAATCTTGTAGAagatagtataaaaatatttatattatcttttattttgatatttttgaatttctaaGTAGTTATAaagctatatttattatattataatataaagctTTGTGACGCAAGGGTAACCCAGAGTAAACatacttttttcaaacaataaacaaaatttggtGAAATCAATCACACTGAgcccactttttttttgaaactagaTATTTCTTacagttgttaaaaaatctaaataaaacataaaaatctaaaacttgaACTTTAAGTATACGcatatatttacataacattttttatgtttaaagagCAACTTTTCTGTCGAAGAATTGGCTAAGTTTCAAGATGTGTTTTATAAGTTCGATGAAAATGATGATGGGCGAATATCATTAAATGAAGCAATGCATGCGTTTCGCTTACTTGGATTTAGCCCTAATGTTGGGGAAGTGCAAGAAATGTTTACTGAAAAAGAAAGTCTTCACAAAGGGTCATTAGATTTTCCTCAGTTTATTCAAATTcttgaaaagaatttaaaaactcCTGACTCTACTGAAGAGATTATAAAAGTAAGTtactttgtttaaacaaaataaaattaagttatttcatttgatgcgaataaaaaactgtattggaaactgtttaaaaatatataatgtaagGGGGAAGGTTTCTATGGTGACATGGCGTATTTAATAGTATACTGGTCATATTTCCATAAATATTAGTTTTGgtaaaaaagtgattagacctACTTTTGGTCTCATAgctttaaatttcttttgatgaaAATACGTGCCTTTTGCACATACCGTGGTCTGACGTAAGAAAGTCCTAGTTTTCGATATCTCAATTTATAAGAGCGaattaatactaataaatattgAATTCGATTTCTTgctttttcataatattatagaataataaattttcagttttaccCTATTTTATGCGTGAGTACTTAATTTAGTAAAAGTCTTAATTTAAGCTGTAATGTAGTTCGAGGTGATGACGAAAAGAAAGTTATAATTTACTATAATTTTGTTTGGAAAAGAAGAAAGTcctaataagtaaaaaagaaagTCCTAAtgtttagtattatatatttattgaatattaaaatGACTAATACACTAAAGACATTTTTCTGACAGAGATTTATTAATTCtacacataatataaaattaaagttccTTTCCATTATTCTACGTATAATTTCACTTAGTTTTAGGCTCTTTAGCTgctttttcttgttgttttttcaagttttctagCTGAATTCGCTTTCTTTCTTGTTTCTCAGACACTTTTTCAGCTGTTTTTCTATTTctttcttgctttttttcaattctCTGTCTTTCTACTTCTTCTTTAGCTCTCTAATTCTCCTCTAAACTAGCAATATATTCGTCAGATGTAATGACTGATAAAACTTTTGTTGCTTGTTTTGGTACTTTTTTACTCTGAAAATCTTCTGGACTAACAAATATTGACTTAAAAACATTGTCATTTGCTTGCAAAGGTCCTTAAACTCGTGCTAAAGCTGTCTCATTATATTCAATTGTTGATTCTGGTTGTGTTAAGTTCTCATTACTTACTGGAAATTCCTCTAATGGCGTTTCTAGAACCATGTTCTTTTCTCGAGTTGTGGGATCAACACCCTCTATTTTGTTCGTTTTCTTCTGCCAGTAATAAAATAAGGCTTCTTGTTCTATTGCACCTGTCCAATACATAAGATTACGATGggctctaaaatattttaatgggtCATGTGTCATATCagtttttaaatcactttttgcCACATCGATTGGACTAAACAGTTCCGCTATAACCGGAGTTTCAGCGGATTCTTTGGGATCCCTTTGAATATCATTTTCTTGTACACTTAAAGGGACTTTTTTAAGATCCAAATTTTCTAGTAAAAAAGGACACAAACCGTATCATTTAAATCCATTtcgttttaaagttgtattttcctGTGTTTTAGCAATTGCAGTCTGGAGCAGGGGCGCAAATGTTCTTTTTGGTAGAGCAACTTTAACCTTTTTGCATTTTTCACTCTGTGACTATGTTGGTCCAAATATCTTTTGCGACATGAAAGTAAACTATATCCAATGGTTGTGCAAAATGGTGCAgttaagtaataaacaaatgATGACAATACCATTTTCTATGCAAAATTGCCCCAAATCTAAGGTCAAATATGATTTGTGGCCATCTAAAAAAGGGATTATTGGCAATAGGAcattatttttcctttaaaattcAATGAAAGGTCTAgatatataatcataaaatgttTGGGACATCTGGTAACCTTTAGGTGATTTACCCATAATCCAATCTTTAAGAAAGTCAGCTGCAATTTCCGGTAGAATTATCTGTTCATATAGATATAAAACCAAAGGTGGTGCAAATAATTACTTGCATTTACTGTTATCATAACTGAGAAACTTTCGTTTATCACTATTTGCAGTGATGTTATACAatcgtttgtttttttgtctaattgcatttttaataaatggaaaCAGATCAAAAGATTACTCATTATAGTTCCAAATTCGATTAGGATCCTCAAACACagacaataaattatttttatccatATACTCTGTTATTTTTTGGAACCatgttttaaaatcttgtttGGAAACAAGTGGTTTGTGTTTTGAAAGTGTCTGAGCCTTTCGAATAGAAAGTGTTGAGTGTCTCTTAAAAAAATTGCGTGCCCAACGAGTGCTAATTACTTTTTGGTCACGATTCATTTTATGTGCTAAAATAGATGCACCCTTAAGAAGACGTTTCTTTGTGACTGGCATACCAACATTGGCCATATCAATTagccaatttttaattttaacccttacggttttatcaaaaattgttgGACGCCCTATTTGACTTTTTGCTCAACCttgtgtattttataaaatttaaatgctgCATATATTGTCATAGTCTTCTTTGTTATTTTATCCAATGCTTCATCCATATCCTGTTGTGAATATGGCTTGTACGATCTTTTTGgatctaaaacaaaaaagtaaattatttttgtaaagctAGGACTTTCTTTTGTatacgataaaaaaaaagaaaaaagaatgtCACATCACACTTTtcgtaaaaatattagtttttacgAGTCAATCGATCGTTTTAACATGCAAATTCCAAACTTACCACGTTCATGTGCCAAtcaatcaaaatagttttttaacaacaaattttttacaataaaaaactaacCATACAATTTTTGACGCAATGTTCAACATGGCACTAGCCATGTTGAACATTGAATTCGGCCAATCAGAGTATTTGTTAAACTGAGATGTAAACAgttaatataaactatttacaTCTCAGTATAACAAATACTCTGATTGGCCGAATTCTCCACCAATCCAGTCAATTTTTTATGGaaagtttcttcaaaaatatttagttaaaataacaaaaagtcatattttctcaaaatatttattttataatataaaaaatttatcatttgttaTATTAGGACTTTCTTACACCATAGGACTTTGTTAGGTCACACCACGGTATGttgttttcataattaaaaaacatcaattttaggataatatatataaaataaaattttttgatgatttataCTGATACATATTGACAGTTGTTAATATGCCATCATATGAAAAAAACaccatttatatttaaacaagcattattttctttactgtttaaaggattttattataataagcCTTccaattaatgtaaaaaacctgtagataaaatacaaaacaatttaatttcagtTAGTTTTAATCCCTTTCACCGATTCACCTCTTGCAACAGGGGTTAAGACTGCGCAAAAAATTCGAATTAGATTGCTTACAGATTGGAAAGTAGGTATAGACCCTTTGAGTATATTTGTTTGAGAAAGTATAAAGTGTTTTCACGAGTGAAAAATGAAGACTCTTTCAAACTATTAAgatacaaaatatatcttgCATAAAGTTGTCTTTTATTTCACAAGCTTTAATTTTTACCAGTTCTAGATCTTTCAACCATAAATGAgaatcttatataaaaaattttcacaatccttattttaaattgaagaatcttatataaaaaattttcacaatcctaattttaaattaattttgttgaaGGAAATGCCTAAGcgtaatgttaaaaatgtttactacAAGTTTATGTTTGGGGAACTTATGGAAAAAAACTGCATTTCCAGGTTAATTGGAATTTCGATATCATCATTTGTTTTGCcaaaaattctgttttatagTCAAGACGAGTCATCCGCTCATTATCCGGgtcaatattttgttaaagCTAGAGTAACGGCTTTAGAGCAGCAGTAATTCTTGTGATCGTTCAATTTATAGCTATTAGTTTTATATTGGCAATCTAAGCTGAACGTCTGGTGTCCGAAATCTTGTATAGTATGATCTTCTTTCTTTCAGTAGGACTGCTgctgaaaacaaaatatcttaaatttatttcgaaaaacaataaaatttattcataaaaagtttaaaattgatgaaaaaaagcaacaacaggCTTTAATATGCTGACGATTGACATTGCTGCAACCAAAGTAACATcataaacatactttttaaataagtttactGTTGATGCATCAATTATATCTTGCGCTAGTTCATTTCAACAATTTGCGACGCGGTTTGTAAAAATGTGCTGACGTTCTGGATAACCTTAATTAGTTGGGGTTttaaaaagatcattttttCTTGATATGCATGCTGAGTTGGATGAGAAAGGCTGTagttgttaaatataaagtttaaccTATTGTAAATGACAAGCAAATTTGTATTGCAGTATGTGGTCACTGCGTTCTTCGATTATATTTAAGCcgagtatttttagtttttgactGTTACTAAGATGTTTAATTAACTGTATTGTGCGTTTTTTGACACGTTTTAGTAGAGCAATTTTTGAGAAAGAATGCAGTACTTAACGCACAGTTGGTATAATTTCTTTCCATAGCTGGAGAGCTCCGACACCAAAATGACTTCTTGAGACAACTAATTATTTGATTGTTTACCCAAGCTGCCAATATTTACTTAAGTAGTTTTTCTTAATCAGAGGAAATTAATTGACATTGATAACTCATGTGATATTGCCATCATTGGTGTATAATTTGGTATGGTTATAAATGTAGTCTAGTAAGTCATTGATGAAAACCACAAATAGCAGTGATGTAAGAACTTATCCTTGAGGGACGCCATTTGTCACAAATTCTTACTCTGACGTTTATTCTTCAATTATTACACACTTTTGTATGTTAGCAAGCTATTCAGTGATTCATTATGATAGCTGGCCTCAAATGCCATATATGGTACATCACAAAGGCTGCCTTACAAACGTGATTGAATTCCGTAACATTTTAAAGGAAGCATTTACCGTGGACACCTGGTTTACATAAATTTTACCGACTTTGCTAAAACATTCAACACAGTGTCACACAACaacttcataaaatttatgCTTATAGGCATGTATCTTATGAAGTAGTTATTGTGTGACACTGTGTTGAATATTGAGAATTTGATATTAGATTTTGCAGAGTTTTTCATAATCCTATTTAAGACAGTTCACTCCGTCACCTTGTATTGTATAAAATAGTGACACAAGCTTGTAGTTTTAAGTTTTAGCATTGTTTCGTTTCTTGAGCGTAGGCGTGACATTTGATTTGCGTTAAGATTTTAACATCGTTTAGGTAGTTGTTGAATCTTATTAAATAAGACTaattaatttagctttttttattttgctatttgaaattaagattaaattttctttcagaACAATCATAAAAGTACTAGCAGAAAGCAATCCGTAATACGGGTTACGGTCGGTCTGTTACTTAATTTATAGTGACTGTTTTCTACAACTTAAAGTTGcgaaaccttaactaataccctgtAAGAAAAACGccttcaaattaaaaaattaaaccatctgtaaaattaaaataaattaatttatcaattatttaacgttatttgaGTAATTTGCAACTCATATAGGTCATATCAGTGTATGGCAGAACCATTTTCCTAGACATTACTAATTCAACACAATACggttttagttactgacacaaaataataacacttcatcATGCCTAAAATTGACGAAAGATTAAAGCTAAAttcttgttatatattttataacatgaacTTTAATTAATAAGATTAATATGAAGTGAACGTAAATTATTTatgagttattaattttttggtatccccttgatacatgtttctttaaaaaaggaaattgtcTTTAAAACGATAAATGCacacaactaaataaatttattataaataactaagcaattgagtacaaatacgtttcaaacaaaaaaaagttgatttacaatcaaacatgtgtataacaaattgtaaaaaatatgtaaactttgatcttttataTTGCATAAATGCGTCgtatgacaaacctaaaataaaaattgtaacagataagtagaaataaaagaaaaataaaacaaaacaaaaaaaacaactggaATACAATTTACCTGCTTTGCGGTAGTCTGTTGTCATACTTAAACTGCTGTCATGATGCAACTTGTTGGTGTTGTTTTACGACGTTATTTCAcgttggcttttagtaaactttagttaaatttaaaagacataacaatagatttaaaatattttaaaatattttaataaaaaaacaaatgcttcAAAGAGCcaaactaaaaacattaaagataaaaaatcaaatagatataaataaattgcatttatatagctaaatagTCTTGgcttatagtaaattttaaaagcagtgtTTTCAATAGAATAAAACTaccaattaattatttttaacaaatagaaTGTAGCATCAGTGACATCAagacatttacaaccttttggttgctgttttttcttcgGTGTCTCCAAACACCCCGGTATGATGAGCCCTCCAATTGAAGGATGGCTCATCCATACCGCCATTACTTTGCCACTTATTGAAGGACCTCTCCGAGAGAGGCCCTGGGTGTTGGGAGCGATATCTTTGGTATTCCTCAAATGTTAATGACTCTAAAATTACAAATAGAAggatataataaaatttaaaaatatttacaattttttttaatcaaaatataaagcataaccTTACCATTTTCACAGGCTGAAGAGgatgctaaaaataaattaaaaaaaagtaaattaaaaagagttaaacttgtgagaaattttaataataatatatattataaataatataaattttaataataataataattttaataaaaacatgagTAAAATGcaaacagtttaaaaatgtcatatttatattaaataattctttcaCCTATTGCACTTATTTCTccgtaaaaaatatataaaatttaaaacacagCCCTACCTGTTATGCTTCTACCAGACACTAAAGACAAAATATACCTCAGAATAATTGATagaattatatttacatataaataaatatataactataatttttttacctattcCCCTCATTTCTTCCATGAAGTTgtctaaagtaagaaaaaagataactgaagataaaactaataaaaactaaactaaaattaactataaactaaaccaaaaaactaaaataaactttaaattttaatatctgTACCTCAGAAGACAAAGGTCGGTTATCCAGTTTTTTGTGAAAATGAGTTATGTATGAGACCTTTTTAGTTTTTCAGTATCTACATAGGTATAAAGACTGTTTTCCTGCAACAATGTTCAAAGGAAAAACGTCTGTAGTTAAGAAAtgacttttcactttttttatttaactttttatttttgtcaaaattatattttatgtgcCTCAAGACAAATTAAATaagacaaattaaataaaacataaatttaaccATCAAGAATAAAAAGCCAATAAAGactaattattttactattcaCTCTCTCCTGGACAATTTCTAAAATGTGACAACTGACTTGGACTACTGAGTGTACagatataaatgctttatttaactatactaatcacataatttatacttagtttttttttcaactctcctaaaagaaaaaagaaaataaagcttAAGTacttgaagttttaaaattccagttacagtacaaataaacaaattcctatTAACAATTATCTAATAGCAAAAACACTGACTTTTTTCAGTCTTCAATTCTGTGTCTAAACAATAAAACCACTTAAATGTATAGACGTTAACATATCtacttaactttataaaaataaattcactaAACTAATACAACTAATACCTTTATTAGCTCTCTCTTGATCAActaaagaaaataagttttaattaaactaacttgatgtaaaataataaaaagctgTCTTACtgagaattttaaatttcttctctattattgtatataattataaaaacctactgttttacttttaagtcaacaacaatattttaaaaaacattttagttactttataaaaaaataaaaatcctttTAAACATACAACCTCTCTCTTCATTGTTGTCAactaaacagaaaaacaaacaaacaactgATAGTAAATTTTCCTTTTGGTAATAGGttattaaatagattaaatagATCAAAGATCTATAATCTGCTCTAACAGTCTACAACCTTATCATTAAACTATAGCTATTTTCTACAACCTGGTGTAATTTAacatagatatatttttttaaatgacaaaaattattaaagtacattatataaacatagaaCAAATGTAGTGATAGTGGATTTAATCCAAAAATAGAAAGAACCTTTAGAAAAAAGCTTACTGCTTTTAAATCTACAAAAATTTCcaacttacatttttttatctacatttatctataataaaatatgaattaatGAGTTACCATTATTTAGCGTAGATCCAGAagcaactaaaataaattatcaaataaaaagtttatttatataatcttgacgataattttgaaataaacaatatttattgctTGAA includes:
- the LOC100198807 gene encoding calmodulin-A isoform X2, producing the protein MSNFSVEELAKFQDVFYKFDENDDGRISLNEAMHAFRLLGFSPNVGEVQEMFTEKESLHKGSLDFPQFIQILEKNLKTPDSTEEIIKAFETLDPKRSGYIRASDIYTIITSLGDPKINSEEVNEMLREADVKKNGVINYREFAKKLGES